The DNA segment TCGCGGTGCGGTATGGCAGGCTCCAGCGGCCGTAGATCCATGCGGCGCAGGCGATGATGCTGATGCCGATCATGACCCAGAGGCCCTTCTGTCCCTCATTGTGGTCGAAGACCTGCGCGCCATAGACCCACAGGAAGTAGCCGGCGGTGGCGAACAGGAGGAAGGACATGCCCTGCTTGAACGACTCCATCCACGCGCCGGGGCGTGGGAGTTTTTCGATCAACGCGGGGAAGGCGGAAAGGACGAGGTAGGGCAGCGAAAGACCGAGGCCCATGAAGGTGAAGGCGATGAAAAACGGCACGGCGGGCAGGCGGGCCGCGGCGCCGATGGCGGTGCCGAGGAAAGGACCGGAACATGGCGTGGCGACCAGGGTGGCCAGCACGCCGGAGAAGAAGGTTCCGGCGATGCCGGACTTCCGCGCGAGGTCCCCGCCGACGCCGGTCGCGGAGGTGCCGATCTCGAAGACCCCGAAGAGGTTCATGCCGAGCAGGAGCATGATGACGATGGCGATGAAACTGACCCGCGGGTCCTGGAGCTGGTTCCCCCAGCTGGTGATGCCGCCGAGGTAGAGGGCGAGAGCGAGCAACCAGAAGGAGATGAGCACGCCGAGGGTGAAGATGAGGCCGTGCAGGACGATCTTCCGCCGGTCATGCCCGGCCTGCTGGACGAAGCCGGAAATCTTCAGCCCGATGACGGGGAAGACGCAGGGCATGAGATTGAGGATGAGGCCGCCGAGGAACATGCCGCCGATGATGACCAGCAAAGTCTGGTCCGGCGCGGGCACGGTGGCATCCGCCGGGGCGGGGGTGGCAGTGGATTCCTTCAGCGAAATGGTGCCGATGGCGACGGGCGGGAAGGCGGCGCTTTTCGAAACGAGGATGCCGGAGAAGGCGTCCTCCTGTGGGATCTCATCCATGCTGATCTGCTCCGTGCGGCGTTTCAGCGGGACCTGCCATGCGCCGTCCTGCAGTGAGATGCCCGTATTGGCGGTCACCGGCACGATGAACTGCTGGTCCGGGATGAAGAGGAAATCGAAAGCCTGTACGCCCTTCGCCTTTTCGGAAACGGGGGTGAGGGTGAGCAGGATGCCGTCGCCCTGGGGTTTTGCGGCGGCCTTCCAATCCTGATTGGTGGCGGGGAGCGCCTGGCGTGCGGCGGTGAAGAGGGCGGCGTGGGCTGCGTCCACCACGGGGGCGTCCGCGACGGGCAGCTTGAGGGTGAAGGTGGCGGACTCATCGATGCAGGCCGTCTTGCAGATTTGCCACTCCGCCTTTGCCGTGAGGGTCACGGGAGTGCCCGTTGTGAGCGTCGCAGGTGGAGTGATGTCCACCAGAAAGACGGGACTGCCGGAGTAGATGAGGCTTTTCATCACCAAGTCCCCGGCGCTCAGGTCCTTCAGTTCCGGGACCGGCCATTGGATGGGACCGGCGGAGAAGCCCTCCGGCAGCGTCCAGGTGATGGTGGGTGATTTCTCGATGCCGCCGGAATTCTTGTAGTAGCTGTGCCACTCCGCGGGGTGGGTCAGCTTCAGTGCCACGGTGAAGGGCTTGCCGGGGGCGATGGTGCTGGTTTCCGGCACCATCAGCGTGGTGCTGGAGGTCCCTCCGGGAAGTTTGAACTGGGCGAGGGCTGGCAAGCTGCAACCGAACAGCAGGAAGAGGGCGGCGAGGAGGCGGGGCATACGGGGTTTCGGAATCGACTGGAGTTAAGAGGCCCCGGTGGCACAAATCATCCAAAAAAAGAAGACGCCCGGATTTCCCGGACGTCCTCTCCACTGATATAGGCCGGAAAGCGGTTCAGTAGCGGTAGTCGCGGTCGCGGTAGTAGCGGCGCTCCTGCTGGTCCCGGTTGTTGCCGATGGCGCCGCCTGCCACACCGCCTGCTGCGGCTCCCAGGGCGGCGCCTTCAAGTCCGCGGCCGGACTGGTGGCCGAGCACGCCGCCGGCGACGCCGCCGATGATGGCGCCCGTTGCGGCTCCGCGCTGGGTGTTCGGACCCATGTCCGCGCAGTTTGAAAGGGTGAGGGCCGTAAGGACGGCACCGATGGTGAGTGTGATGGATTTCATGGTCATAGATTGTCGGATTCGATTTTAAGTTAGATCGCTATGACAGGTTCTCAAGAGGATTTATTCATGGGAATTTTCGTGGATAATACCGCCATGACACTCGAGGTCTCCACGCCCGCCCTGCTGTTCCCCGCCATCAGCCTGCTGTTCCTTTCCTTCACGAACCGGTTCCTGCACCTGGCGGCACTGATCCGGAAGCTGCACAGCGACTGGCTGGTGGCAGGGGATGTGCTGCTGGAGGCACAGATCGCCAACTTACGGCGCAGGCTGACGTTGATCCGCGCGATGCAGTTGCTGGGGGCGCTGAGCCTATTCCTGTGCGTGGTGGCGATGCTGGGCGTGGTCGGATCCTGGAAGGTGACGGCCATGGTGGCGTTCACCATCGCGCTGGCGCTGATGGCCGCCTCGCTGGCATGCCTGGTGTGGGAGGTGTGGATCTCCGGCGGCGCGCTGCGCATCCTGCTCAACGCGATGGAGAAGGACGCGGGCGGGAAGTGAGGGGGGATCCGCCAAGGGTATCCGTTTCCTGCCCATCACCTGGCGAAATTTTTGGGGGCGGAATGCGGAAGCGGGTGTATAGGTGGGATTATGGCAAATTCCAAAGCATCCTTCAGCCTTCCTTCACTGATCGCGCTGGTGGCCGCGATTCTGATCTTCGTCGTCAACAATGGTTTCCTCGTGTTCCTCCTCGCAGGGGTGGCGATCATCTTCGGCTTGCTGGGAATCATCCTTTCCCTCGCTCCCAGCGTGCGCGGGGGAATCGTCAGCTTCCTGGGTATCGGCGCCGGCCTGATCGGCGTGATCATGGCGATGGTGAAGCTGCTGCAGGCGATTTTCTGAGTTCATGAACGTCTATTTCTGCCAGCACTGTGGGGAACGCCTGTTTTTCGAAAACACGTTCTGTATTTCCTGCAACCACACGCTGGGGTTCCTGCCGGACCGGCTCCAGATCTCCGTCCTGACCGGAGCGGGTGGGGAATGGGGGAGCCTGATTCCGGAAGCGGAGGGTTTCCTTTACCGGAAGTGCCGGAACTATGAGGCGGAGAACGCCTGCAACTGGATGATTGCGGCGGATGATCCGGAGGCGTTCTGTATCTCCTGCCGCCTGGTCCAGGTGATCCCGGACCTATCCGCACCCGGAAACCGTGAATCATGGGTGAAGATGGAAGCTGCGAAGCGCAGGCTGATCTATTCGCTGCTGAAACTGCGGTTGCCCGTCATCCCGAAGACGGTGGACGCGGCGAACGGGCTTGCCTTCGCCTTTCTTGCGGATCCCGCCACGCCGATGTCGGAGAGTGAGCGCATCCTCACCGGGCACATGAACGGCATCATCACCATCAACCTGGAAGAGGCGGATGATGCGGTGCGGGAGAAAACCCGGCTCAACATGCGGGAGGTCTACCGCACCCTGCTGGGACACTTCCGGCATGAATGCGCCCACTACTATTGGGATCTGTTGGTAAGGTCGGATCCGCGGATCGATGAAGTGCGGGGGATGTTCGGTGACGAGCGTGCGGACTACGGGGCAGCGCTGCAGAGCTACTATCAGGCCGGACCTCCCGCTGACTGGGGCGTCCGTTTCGTGACTCCGTATGCGGCAGCCCATCCCTGGGAGGACTGGGCGGAGACATGGTCCCACTATCTCCATATCATGGACACCCTGGAATCCGCCTCCGCAGGGGGAGTTGAGATCCGGTTGAAAGGGGAGCACCGGGCGCTCCAGAATCCCTACGGCCTGGACTTCCCCTCCATCCGGGAGAACTGGCATGCACTGCGGTTCGTCATCAACAGTCTCAACCGCAGCATGGGCATGGCGGATCCCTATCCCTTCATCCTGTCAGATGCCGTGACGGAGAAGCTGGCGTTCATCCACCATTGGATAAGCCGTAGGCCCGCACTGGCCTCCGTTCCCGCTGCGCCGCCAGCGGTTCAGCAGGTTCTTCCATAGGTCGCGCGTGGGTTGGCACGTCCGGTGCTATATCACGAAATGTCGCGACACTCGGGCGGTCCGACTGACTCATCCCACAGGTTAATGGGTTTCCCTGGGGGGTGATCGGCCGGACCGCCATTTTCCATCGCGCGGACTGGCTGCCGGAAACACAGATCTCTTCTGGACCTGTGGCCGGGGAGCTTCCATCTTCGGTCCATGTTGGATCGAATCGCCAGAAGACGCATCGTGCCCGTGGTGGTGCTGGACCGTGAGGAAGACGCGGAGCCGCTTGCAGAAGCTTTGCTGAAGGGAGGGCTGGACATCATGGAAATCACCTTCCGCACGGCGGCGGCGGAAGGTTCCATCCGGCGCATCGCAAAGGCATTTCCGGAGATCCTGCTTGGAGCGGGTACGCTCCTCGACAGGGAACAGGTGCTGCGGGCGAAGGACGCGGGCGCGGTCTTCGGTCTGGCTCCGGGGCTTAATCCGGCGAACGTGGCGGCGGCGAATGCCTGCGGCCTCCAGTTCTCCCCGGGCGTCATGACGCCCAGCGAGGTGGAACAGGCGATGGCGCTGGGCTGCAAGCTGCTGAAGTTTTTCCCGGCGGAGACGGCGGGCGGTGTGGGCATGCTCAAGGCCCTGGCCGGACCATACGGCCATACCGGCGTGAACTTCATCCCCACCGGGGGGATCGGGTCGAAGAATCTCCTCGAGTATCTGAAACTTCCCGTGGTGGCCGCGATCGGCGGATCATGGATGGTGGACAAGGCCCTCGTCGCCGCCGGCCAGTGGAGCGAGATCACCCGCCTCACCGAAGAGGCGCTCGCCTTGGCGGCTGGGGAGACGGAGGAGTGATGCCGGCACGGCACTGATCTCATCCGCGCGCATACCCTGATGGGATTCTCCATCGACGGAGGTTCCATCAGGTCCGTCGTTCCAGGCAGGTCAGACTTTTGCGTCCCAGCCCTTGCGGTATTCCCGTGCCCACAGCTTTTCCCCTTCGGGGTTGCCGATGAGTTTCTTCGCCTTAGGGTCGAAGCGGACGACCGTACCGGTGCGGAAGGCGATGTTGCCGAGGTGGCAGAGCATGGCACTGGTCTGGCCGACCTCGATCTCGGAGTTGAGTTTCGCCTTGCCACGGATGGCATCGAGGAAATTGCCGATGTGATCGGGATCTCCGGCGGGGCCTTCGGTCTCGGAAGTTTTCACGCCCTTTTCGTCATGGAAAACGCATTTGCCGCCGATGACGTACATGCTGCCGCCCTCACCATAAAAGGCACAGGTGGCGTGTTTCTCCACGGAAGACGGGTGGCAACTGCTCTGCTCCCATGATGCGCCGCAGTGGCCGAAGTCATAGATGGCGGAGCCGCTGTCCGGGAACTCCTGCTTGTCATCGAACCAATAGCGCCCGCCCAGGTAGCTGACCTGGCTGGGATGGTCCACACCGAGTCCCCAGCGGACGACATCCAGTGAATGCACGCCGTTGTTCGCCAGCTCGCCGTTGCCGTAGTGGGTGCGCCAGTGCCAGTCGTAGTGGACGTAGTCCATCACGTCCTCCCGCTCCGGCACGGGACCCTGCCACAGGTTGAGGTCGAGCTTTCCTTCCGGCGGCTGCGCGCGCTTGCCGATGGTCTTGCGGCTGGCGTCATACCACGCTTTGCCGTAGCGGACCTTGCCGATCGCGCCGTCATGGAGTTTCGCGATGCCCTCGACCACGCCCGGCCAGGACCGCCGCTGGTTGCCCATCTGGCAGAGGCGGTCGTATTTCCTCGCGGACTCGACGATCATCTCCGCCTCCCGCGGGTTGTGGCTGCCGGGCTTCTCCACATAGACGTGCTTGCCCGCGGCCATGCAAAGCAGGGCGGCCGGGGTGTGCCAGAAGTTCGGCGTCGCGATGAACACGGCATGAAGGTCCTTGTCCTCCAGGAAAGTCCGGAAATCCGTCACGCCCTTGCAGGGTTCCTTCTGGGTTTCGGAGATGGTTTTCATGCCCTTCGCCAGGCGGCCTTCGTCCGTCTCAGCCACGTATTTGATGCTCACTCCCGGCAGCTTCAGCAGCGCCTTCACGTGGTCCATGCCGCGCTTCAGTCCGACGACGGCCACCTGCAGGGATTCCCCGGTGGCTGCGGTGGTGGCGGCGGCAGCCATGTGGGGGAGCAACACCAGCCCGGTACCGAGCGTGGCCATGGAGGAAAGGAGTTCGCGGCGTTTCATGGGTTTGGTAGGTAAAATCGGATGCGGTTACGGCGGTGCTGTCCGGGCATTTGTCAGATCTCCGGAAAAGCATCCGAATGAGACGGTTTAAGAGTGTGGAACACTGAAAGGGAAAGCGTTTCAGAAAGGGTATCCGGAGCATGCATCCCTCCGGGCGCTCCATGTCATGATGATGAAGAACCTCTCCATACTATTCAGTGTGACCCTTTGCTCCCTGCCGTGGGTTTCCTCCGGTGGCGAAGAACTGCGGGCTGGTGCGGCCACCAGCAACATCACCCCGGCCCTGGGAGTTCCCATCATCGGCAACTTCGGCAGGCAACTCGCTGCGAACGTCCATGATGAACTCCACGTCCGCGCGCTGGTGGTGGATGACGGGAAAAAGAAAGTCGCGCTGGTCGTCTGCGACCTCCTCGGCATCCGCGGCACGGTTTCCGTGGAAGCGAGGAAACGGATCAGGGAGGCGACCGGCATTCCGGAGGAAAATGTCCTGATTTCCGCGACGCACACCCACTCCGCGGGGGATGCGCTGGGCCACCGCTATGACCTGAAGGCCCCGCTCACGGACTACCAGCAGTTTGTCGTTTCACGCATCGCGGATGCGGTCGGCATTGCGGACCGCAGGCTGCGTCCGGCGGAGGTGGCATCCGGCAAGGTGGACATCCCGGAGCATGTGTTCAACCGCCGGTGGTCGATGAAGGAGGGCACCATGCCTTCCAATCCCTTCGGCAAGATCGACAAGGCAAAGATGAACCCGGCTGTGGCGAGCCCGAATCTGGTGGATCCGGTCGGGCCGGTGGATCCCACACTTTCCTTCGTCGCGTTCAGGGAGCCGGGCGGGAGGCTCATCTCCCTGTTCGCCGCCTACTCGGTCCACTACATCGGCGGGGTGAAGTTCGGGGACATTTCCGCGGACTACTTCGGGGTGTTCTGCGGGGAACTTGGCAAGCTGCAGCCGCAGCCGCCGGATGCCGCATCCCCCCCCTTCGTGGCGATGCTGGCCAACGGCACCAGTGGTGACATCAACAATGTGAACTTCCGCCACGGCGGCCCGAAGTTCCCCGCCTATGAAAAAATGCTCATGGTCGGAAGGGATGTGGCCGGAAAGGTGGACGGTGCCCTGAAGACCGTGGAGTGGAAGAGGCAGGTGGAGGTGGATGCCCGCCACCGCGTGGTGGAACTGTTGCGCAAGCCCGTGGATCCGGAACTGGCCGCGTGGGCGGAGGAAACGGCGAAGAAGGAGGTGCCGGAGGGGAAGGTGGACATGCCGAAGATCTACGCGGAGCGGGTCCTTTCCATCGTGAGGGCGGAGCAGAAAATCGGGGTGCCGCTGCACTTCATCCGTATCGGGGAAACCGGCATCGGTGCCATGCCGGTCGAGGTTTTCGCGGAGACCGGGCTGGAGTTCAGGAAAGCGGCGCCGCTTCCCCATTCCTTCATGATCAGCATGGCGCACGACTACCTCGGCTACCTGCCCACACCGCGGCAACTGGAGCTGGGCGGCTACGAAACCTGGCCCGGAACGAATCACCTCGAACCGAAGGCCAGCGCCGTGATGCTGGATACCCTGCTCGAAATGGCGCGACAAACCAAACCCTGATCAACGACATGAACATGAAACACTGGATGATCGCCGGCCTGTGCGCCGCATGGATGGCTCCGCTGGCACCGGCGGAGGAAAAGCCGAAGGAGATCCGCATCGGGATCATCGGCCTGGACACCAGCCACTCCACCGCATTCACCAAGATCCTCAACGTCGGTCCGAAAAACCCGGAGGACGCGCCGAGGCTGGCCGGTCTGAAGGTGGTGGCCGCCTATGCTCCGGGCAGCAGGGACATCCCTGAAAGCTATGAACGCGTCCCGGAATACACCGAAACCGTGAAGAAGATGGGTGTCGAGATCGTGGATTCCATCGACCAACTGCTCACGAAGGTGGACGCGGTGTT comes from the Luteolibacter sp. SL250 genome and includes:
- a CDS encoding thioredoxin family protein, with the translated sequence MPRLLAALFLLFGCSLPALAQFKLPGGTSSTTLMVPETSTIAPGKPFTVALKLTHPAEWHSYYKNSGGIEKSPTITWTLPEGFSAGPIQWPVPELKDLSAGDLVMKSLIYSGSPVFLVDITPPATLTTGTPVTLTAKAEWQICKTACIDESATFTLKLPVADAPVVDAAHAALFTAARQALPATNQDWKAAAKPQGDGILLTLTPVSEKAKGVQAFDFLFIPDQQFIVPVTANTGISLQDGAWQVPLKRRTEQISMDEIPQEDAFSGILVSKSAAFPPVAIGTISLKESTATPAPADATVPAPDQTLLVIIGGMFLGGLILNLMPCVFPVIGLKISGFVQQAGHDRRKIVLHGLIFTLGVLISFWLLALALYLGGITSWGNQLQDPRVSFIAIVIMLLLGMNLFGVFEIGTSATGVGGDLARKSGIAGTFFSGVLATLVATPCSGPFLGTAIGAAARLPAVPFFIAFTFMGLGLSLPYLVLSAFPALIEKLPRPGAWMESFKQGMSFLLFATAGYFLWVYGAQVFDHNEGQKGLWVMIGISIIACAAWIYGRWSLPYRTAKVRIAARIIALAFAATGTLLAWPWPVPTVQAADAANKLEWHPWSQEEVERLLAAGQPVYVDFTAKWCLTCQVNKSRAYTPDVVKLMKDKNIVALKADKTNTSPAIDAKLKELGRTAIPVNVLYIPGQPEPVITPELLSPEVLKEIFGKIP
- a CDS encoding glycine zipper domain-containing protein, which gives rise to MKSITLTIGAVLTALTLSNCADMGPNTQRGAATGAIIGGVAGGVLGHQSGRGLEGAALGAAAGGVAGGAIGNNRDQQERRYYRDRDYRY
- a CDS encoding DUF2721 domain-containing protein is translated as MTLEVSTPALLFPAISLLFLSFTNRFLHLAALIRKLHSDWLVAGDVLLEAQIANLRRRLTLIRAMQLLGALSLFLCVVAMLGVVGSWKVTAMVAFTIALALMAASLACLVWEVWISGGALRILLNAMEKDAGGK
- a CDS encoding putative zinc-binding peptidase, translating into MNVYFCQHCGERLFFENTFCISCNHTLGFLPDRLQISVLTGAGGEWGSLIPEAEGFLYRKCRNYEAENACNWMIAADDPEAFCISCRLVQVIPDLSAPGNRESWVKMEAAKRRLIYSLLKLRLPVIPKTVDAANGLAFAFLADPATPMSESERILTGHMNGIITINLEEADDAVREKTRLNMREVYRTLLGHFRHECAHYYWDLLVRSDPRIDEVRGMFGDERADYGAALQSYYQAGPPADWGVRFVTPYAAAHPWEDWAETWSHYLHIMDTLESASAGGVEIRLKGEHRALQNPYGLDFPSIRENWHALRFVINSLNRSMGMADPYPFILSDAVTEKLAFIHHWISRRPALASVPAAPPAVQQVLP
- the eda gene encoding bifunctional 4-hydroxy-2-oxoglutarate aldolase/2-dehydro-3-deoxy-phosphogluconate aldolase, which codes for MLDRIARRRIVPVVVLDREEDAEPLAEALLKGGLDIMEITFRTAAAEGSIRRIAKAFPEILLGAGTLLDREQVLRAKDAGAVFGLAPGLNPANVAAANACGLQFSPGVMTPSEVEQAMALGCKLLKFFPAETAGGVGMLKALAGPYGHTGVNFIPTGGIGSKNLLEYLKLPVVAAIGGSWMVDKALVAAGQWSEITRLTEEALALAAGETEE
- a CDS encoding Gfo/Idh/MocA family oxidoreductase codes for the protein MKRRELLSSMATLGTGLVLLPHMAAAATTAATGESLQVAVVGLKRGMDHVKALLKLPGVSIKYVAETDEGRLAKGMKTISETQKEPCKGVTDFRTFLEDKDLHAVFIATPNFWHTPAALLCMAAGKHVYVEKPGSHNPREAEMIVESARKYDRLCQMGNQRRSWPGVVEGIAKLHDGAIGKVRYGKAWYDASRKTIGKRAQPPEGKLDLNLWQGPVPEREDVMDYVHYDWHWRTHYGNGELANNGVHSLDVVRWGLGVDHPSQVSYLGGRYWFDDKQEFPDSGSAIYDFGHCGASWEQSSCHPSSVEKHATCAFYGEGGSMYVIGGKCVFHDEKGVKTSETEGPAGDPDHIGNFLDAIRGKAKLNSEIEVGQTSAMLCHLGNIAFRTGTVVRFDPKAKKLIGNPEGEKLWAREYRKGWDAKV
- a CDS encoding neutral/alkaline non-lysosomal ceramidase N-terminal domain-containing protein, giving the protein MMMKNLSILFSVTLCSLPWVSSGGEELRAGAATSNITPALGVPIIGNFGRQLAANVHDELHVRALVVDDGKKKVALVVCDLLGIRGTVSVEARKRIREATGIPEENVLISATHTHSAGDALGHRYDLKAPLTDYQQFVVSRIADAVGIADRRLRPAEVASGKVDIPEHVFNRRWSMKEGTMPSNPFGKIDKAKMNPAVASPNLVDPVGPVDPTLSFVAFREPGGRLISLFAAYSVHYIGGVKFGDISADYFGVFCGELGKLQPQPPDAASPPFVAMLANGTSGDINNVNFRHGGPKFPAYEKMLMVGRDVAGKVDGALKTVEWKRQVEVDARHRVVELLRKPVDPELAAWAEETAKKEVPEGKVDMPKIYAERVLSIVRAEQKIGVPLHFIRIGETGIGAMPVEVFAETGLEFRKAAPLPHSFMISMAHDYLGYLPTPRQLELGGYETWPGTNHLEPKASAVMLDTLLEMARQTKP